A stretch of the Archangium violaceum genome encodes the following:
- a CDS encoding PRC-barrel domain containing protein has translation MAVEWLESPFERKSIQHWMKVLDQDGKVLGRVDCVGETVLFVRRRFSRKLWAVPLARVARVTGKGVHVAGRKREVLEPEAGRKHAELVTATYPLAEPPATKLEAARHVSA, from the coding sequence ATGGCCGTGGAGTGGTTGGAGTCCCCTTTCGAACGGAAGTCCATCCAGCACTGGATGAAGGTGTTGGACCAGGACGGGAAGGTGCTGGGGCGGGTGGACTGCGTCGGGGAGACGGTGCTGTTCGTGCGCCGGCGCTTCTCGCGCAAGTTATGGGCGGTGCCCCTGGCCCGAGTGGCGCGGGTGACGGGCAAGGGCGTGCACGTGGCGGGGCGGAAGCGCGAGGTCCTGGAGCCCGAGGCGGGCCGGAAGCACGCGGAGCTCGTCACGGCCACCTATCCGTTGGCGGAGCCCCCCGCCACGAAACTGGAGGCGGCGCGGCACGTGTCCGCATGA
- a CDS encoding Rdx family protein, translating into MLKKELNLDAELKVGPSGSFIVEVDGRPVVKKESLAFPTEQQILEAVSKAVGGSSNPPGS; encoded by the coding sequence GTGCTGAAGAAGGAGCTGAACCTGGATGCGGAGTTGAAGGTCGGTCCGTCCGGCAGCTTCATCGTGGAAGTGGACGGCAGGCCGGTGGTGAAGAAGGAGTCGCTCGCCTTCCCCACCGAGCAGCAAATCCTGGAGGCGGTGTCCAAGGCCGTGGGCGGCTCCTCCAACCCGCCCGGTTCGTAA
- a CDS encoding pyridoxal phosphate-dependent decarboxylase family protein: MAPLHPNLAAAYDPEHFRRLGHQLVDQLADHLTRTTRREGPVLPWAPPATHVERYPASFPEEPSGNLPALLSRVITDSHHLHHPHYVGHQVSAPLPLAALCDLASSLLNNGMAVYEMGPVSTAMEHNVLRWMAGVLGLPEGAGGVLTSGGSAGNLTALLAARQAKAGFDAWNGGPTAGPPLTVLVPETTHYCVARSTKVMGWGAEGVTPVPVDTRYRLRPEALEESLAAARRAGRRPIAVVASAGSTATGAFDPLEAVADFCAKHDLWFHVDGAHGASAALSPRYRHQVKGIERADSVVWDAHKMMMMPALITAVLFRDGSRSFEAFAQEASYLFTGQDTRRWSDVALRTLECTKEMMALKLYASLSVLGTKLFADAVTESFDLTRRFAERIQSSGDFELAVPPDCNIVCFRHTPRGLPASELDALQVRLRESLVTSGDFYLVQTTLGGRVWLRTTLINPLTTDKDLDALLEALRRAA; encoded by the coding sequence ATGGCTCCCCTCCACCCGAACCTCGCCGCCGCCTACGACCCCGAGCACTTCCGCCGCCTCGGACACCAGCTGGTGGACCAGCTCGCCGACCACCTCACCCGCACCACCCGCCGCGAGGGACCCGTGCTGCCCTGGGCGCCGCCCGCCACCCACGTCGAGCGCTACCCCGCGAGCTTCCCCGAGGAGCCCTCCGGAAACCTTCCCGCGCTCCTCTCACGCGTCATCACCGACTCGCACCACCTGCACCACCCGCACTACGTGGGCCACCAGGTGTCCGCGCCCCTGCCCCTGGCAGCCCTCTGCGACCTCGCCTCCTCGCTCCTCAACAACGGCATGGCCGTCTACGAGATGGGGCCCGTCTCCACCGCCATGGAGCACAACGTGCTGCGCTGGATGGCCGGGGTGCTCGGCCTGCCCGAGGGCGCGGGCGGCGTCCTCACCTCGGGAGGCTCCGCCGGCAACCTCACCGCCCTGCTCGCCGCGCGTCAGGCGAAGGCCGGTTTCGACGCGTGGAACGGCGGCCCCACCGCCGGCCCGCCGCTCACCGTGCTCGTCCCCGAGACGACCCACTACTGCGTCGCCCGCTCCACCAAGGTGATGGGCTGGGGCGCCGAGGGCGTCACCCCCGTCCCCGTGGACACGCGCTACCGGCTGCGCCCCGAGGCCCTGGAGGAGTCGCTCGCCGCGGCCCGGCGTGCCGGCCGCCGCCCCATCGCCGTGGTGGCCAGTGCCGGCTCCACCGCCACGGGCGCCTTCGATCCGCTCGAGGCCGTGGCCGACTTCTGCGCGAAGCACGACCTCTGGTTCCACGTGGATGGGGCCCACGGCGCCTCGGCCGCGCTCAGCCCCCGCTACCGACACCAGGTGAAGGGAATCGAACGCGCCGACTCGGTGGTGTGGGACGCGCACAAGATGATGATGATGCCGGCGCTCATCACCGCCGTGCTCTTCCGCGATGGCAGCCGCTCCTTCGAGGCCTTCGCCCAGGAGGCCTCCTACCTCTTCACGGGCCAGGACACGCGGCGCTGGAGCGACGTGGCGCTGCGCACCCTCGAGTGCACCAAGGAGATGATGGCCCTCAAGCTGTACGCCAGCCTGAGCGTGCTGGGCACGAAGCTCTTCGCGGACGCCGTCACCGAGAGCTTCGACCTGACCCGCCGCTTCGCCGAGCGCATCCAGTCCTCCGGGGACTTCGAGCTGGCCGTCCCCCCCGACTGCAACATCGTCTGCTTCCGGCACACGCCGAGGGGGCTGCCCGCCTCGGAGCTCGACGCGCTCCAGGTGCGCCTGCGCGAGTCGCTCGTCACGAGCGGCGACTTCTACCTGGTGCAGACGACGCTCGGCGGGCGCGTGTGGCTGCGCACCACCCTCATCAACCCGCTCACCACGGACAAGGACCTGGACGCTCTGCTGGAGGCCCTGCGCCGGGCGGCTTGA
- a CDS encoding glycosyltransferase family 2 protein yields MLVSVVIPVYNEISTLAEILRRVTAVDFPKELVIVDDCSRDGSREFLQRLANEGLSVIGGTPQNRNELRVLFQEKNQGKGAALRRGFAESSGDIVIIQDADLEYDPREIPRVIQPIVDGDADVVFGSRFTGTPRRVLYFWHSVMNQFLTMLSNMTSNLNLTDMETCYKAFRAEVIRSVNIEEDRFGIEPELTAKVARGGWRVFEVPISYHGRTYEEGKKIGWKDGVRALYAIGKYAIKR; encoded by the coding sequence ATGCTCGTCTCCGTCGTCATCCCCGTCTACAACGAGATCTCCACCCTCGCCGAAATCCTCCGCCGCGTCACCGCCGTGGACTTCCCCAAGGAGCTCGTCATCGTGGACGACTGCTCCCGGGACGGCAGCCGCGAGTTCCTCCAGCGCCTGGCCAACGAGGGCCTCTCCGTCATCGGCGGCACCCCGCAGAACCGCAACGAGCTGCGCGTCCTCTTCCAGGAGAAGAACCAGGGCAAGGGCGCGGCCCTGCGGCGCGGTTTCGCCGAGTCCTCCGGGGACATCGTCATCATCCAGGACGCGGACCTCGAGTACGACCCGCGCGAAATCCCCCGCGTCATCCAGCCCATCGTCGATGGCGACGCGGACGTCGTCTTCGGCAGCCGCTTCACCGGCACGCCCCGGCGCGTCCTCTACTTCTGGCACTCGGTGATGAACCAGTTCCTCACCATGCTCTCCAACATGACGAGCAACCTCAACCTCACCGACATGGAGACCTGCTACAAGGCCTTCCGCGCCGAGGTCATCCGGTCGGTGAACATCGAGGAGGACCGCTTCGGCATCGAGCCGGAGCTCACCGCCAAGGTGGCTCGCGGCGGCTGGCGCGTCTTCGAGGTGCCCATCAGCTACCACGGGCGCACCTACGAGGAGGGCAAGAAGATCGGCTGGAAGGACGGCGTCCGGGCCCTCTACGCCATCGGCAAGTACGCCATCAAACGCTGA
- a CDS encoding putative ABC transporter permease, with protein sequence MSAALFERDRHGTAKTYLWMHPIYGATALGMELLHDRLRFLPRPVRALAYTAVIFGAEFTTGWLLRKALGRCPWDYEKRGWSVKGLIRLDYAPFWYAAGLLFEPVREALLRITSEALRQTP encoded by the coding sequence ATGAGTGCCGCCCTCTTCGAGAGGGACCGGCATGGCACGGCGAAGACGTACCTCTGGATGCACCCCATCTACGGTGCCACGGCGCTGGGGATGGAGCTGCTCCATGACCGGCTGCGGTTCCTGCCCCGGCCCGTGCGGGCGCTCGCCTACACCGCCGTCATCTTCGGCGCCGAGTTCACCACGGGATGGTTGCTGCGCAAGGCGCTCGGCCGCTGCCCGTGGGACTACGAGAAGCGCGGCTGGAGCGTGAAGGGGCTCATCCGCCTGGACTACGCCCCCTTCTGGTACGCGGCCGGCCTGCTCTTCGAGCCCGTGCGCGAGGCGCTCCTGCGCATCACCAGCGAGGCCCTGCGCCAGACGCCCTAA
- a CDS encoding rod shape-determining protein has protein sequence MFDWLHTLFSRDLAIDLGTANTLIYIRGQGIVSNEPSVVAVQQDARGGKKVLAVGKEAKEMLGRTPGNIVAIRPMKDGVIADFEITAAMLRYFIQTAHNRKSLVSPRIVIGIPSGITEVERRAVREAAANAGAREVYLIEQPMAAAIGAGLPVTEPSGNMIVDIGGGTSDVAVISLAGIVFAKSVRIGGDKLDEAIIQYVKRKYNLLIGERTAELIKMGIGTAYPTEEVMTMEIKGRDLVAGVPRTLTVSSDEVRDALAEPVNGIVEAVKLTLERTPPELAGDIADRGIVLAGGGALLKNLDTLLREETGLPVFLAEDPLSAVVMGAGKALETLDILRQVCQPG, from the coding sequence ATGTTCGACTGGCTCCACACCCTCTTCTCGCGTGACCTCGCCATCGACCTGGGCACGGCCAACACGCTCATCTACATCCGCGGTCAGGGCATCGTCTCCAACGAGCCCTCCGTGGTGGCCGTCCAACAGGACGCGCGCGGCGGCAAGAAGGTGCTCGCCGTGGGCAAGGAGGCCAAGGAGATGCTCGGCCGCACGCCGGGCAACATCGTGGCCATCCGCCCCATGAAGGACGGCGTCATCGCCGACTTCGAGATCACCGCGGCGATGCTCCGCTACTTCATCCAGACGGCGCACAACCGCAAGTCGCTCGTCAGCCCGCGCATCGTCATCGGCATCCCCTCGGGCATCACCGAGGTGGAGCGCCGCGCCGTGCGCGAGGCCGCCGCCAACGCCGGAGCCCGTGAGGTCTACCTCATCGAGCAGCCCATGGCCGCGGCCATTGGAGCCGGTCTGCCCGTCACCGAGCCCAGCGGCAACATGATCGTCGACATCGGCGGTGGCACCTCCGACGTCGCCGTCATCAGCCTCGCCGGCATCGTGTTCGCCAAGAGCGTGCGCATCGGCGGCGACAAGCTGGACGAGGCGATCATCCAGTACGTCAAGCGCAAGTACAACCTGCTCATCGGCGAGCGCACGGCCGAGCTCATCAAGATGGGCATCGGCACGGCGTACCCCACCGAGGAGGTCATGACCATGGAGATCAAGGGTCGCGACCTGGTGGCCGGTGTGCCGCGCACGCTCACGGTGAGCAGCGACGAGGTGCGCGACGCCCTCGCCGAGCCCGTCAACGGCATCGTCGAGGCGGTGAAGCTCACGCTCGAGCGCACGCCGCCGGAGCTGGCCGGAGACATCGCCGACCGCGGCATCGTGCTGGCCGGTGGTGGCGCGCTGCTGAAGAACCTGGACACGCTGCTGCGCGAGGAGACGGGCCTGCCGGTGTTCCTCGCCGAGGATCCGCTGTCCGCCGTGGTGATGGGCGCGGGCAAGGCGCTGGAGACGCTCGACATCCTCCGCCAGGTCTGCCAGCCGGGCTGA
- a CDS encoding ABC transporter permease, translating to MIPLYYNTRSLWARRLSTGLTVLGLGLVVFVFATVLMLANGIESALASGGDPRNVILLAEGSTSELMSNVERDALRALGSAPQVASSPEGEPLVAGELIVPVLLPRGDGNESNINARGIGPESFAIRPTVRLIAGREPRPGTNEIALGEALVGRSPGAYLGGELVFAEERWPVVGVFTAAGGAYESELWVDANRLGPAFDRPGLSSIVVRTGSEQARDTFIQQVEEEPRFTLDAKSEPEYWAEQATWLATFIRVLGLFVSFIFSVGAVLGAMITMYAQVAARLGELGMLRAVGYRRRSVLASILIESAVLGAAGGVLGALGALATRWMEIRTLNFQTFAEVRFGFTPTPGIVVAALVFGTLMGVLGGMLPALRASRLSILDALRA from the coding sequence ATGATTCCGCTCTACTACAACACGCGCAGCCTCTGGGCGCGGCGCCTGTCCACGGGGCTCACCGTGCTGGGCCTGGGGCTCGTCGTCTTCGTCTTCGCCACCGTGCTGATGCTGGCCAACGGCATCGAGTCCGCGCTCGCCTCCGGGGGAGACCCGCGCAACGTCATCCTCCTGGCCGAGGGCTCCACCAGCGAGTTGATGAGCAACGTGGAGCGCGACGCGCTGCGCGCCCTGGGCAGTGCGCCGCAGGTGGCCTCCTCTCCCGAGGGGGAGCCGCTGGTGGCCGGAGAGCTGATCGTGCCCGTGCTGCTGCCGCGAGGCGACGGCAACGAGTCGAACATCAACGCACGGGGGATTGGCCCGGAGAGCTTCGCCATCCGGCCCACGGTGCGGCTCATCGCCGGCCGGGAGCCACGGCCGGGTACGAACGAGATTGCATTGGGCGAGGCCCTGGTGGGCCGCTCGCCGGGGGCGTACCTGGGCGGGGAACTGGTGTTCGCCGAGGAGCGCTGGCCGGTGGTGGGTGTGTTCACCGCCGCGGGAGGGGCCTACGAGTCCGAGCTGTGGGTGGACGCCAACCGGCTGGGGCCCGCGTTCGATCGGCCGGGGCTCAGCTCCATCGTGGTGCGGACGGGCTCGGAGCAGGCGCGCGACACCTTCATCCAACAGGTGGAGGAGGAGCCGCGCTTCACGCTGGATGCGAAATCGGAGCCCGAGTACTGGGCGGAGCAGGCCACGTGGCTGGCCACGTTCATCCGGGTGCTGGGGCTCTTCGTGTCCTTCATCTTCAGCGTGGGCGCGGTGCTGGGGGCGATGATCACCATGTACGCGCAGGTGGCGGCGCGCCTGGGCGAGCTGGGGATGCTGCGGGCGGTGGGCTACCGGCGGCGCAGCGTGCTGGCGAGCATCCTCATCGAGTCCGCGGTGCTGGGGGCGGCCGGAGGGGTGCTGGGCGCGCTGGGGGCGCTGGCCACGCGGTGGATGGAAATAAGGACGCTCAACTTCCAGACGTTCGCCGAGGTGCGCTTCGGCTTCACACCGACACCGGGCATCGTGGTGGCGGCGCTCGTCTTCGGGACATTGATGGGGGTGCTGGGAGGCATGCTGCCCGCGCTACGGGCCTCGAGGCTGTCGATCCTGGATGCCTTGCGCGCCTAG
- a CDS encoding ABC transporter permease, whose translation MTFGRLVWKDLLRNPLRLALTVLAGGVGVMAFIFLRTVVDLFYSSAESAQADRLFTRAKASITGDLPLSYQTRISAVPGVDDITFYGFFGGRYGESQRDFFGSAFVDPPSFMRVFDELVVPPQQVAAFQEDPCGALIGKDLAKRYGWKPGDRVTLKGTIYPGEWSFTVRGIYDVRTGTLDTSSLFFGFRCLNEKLPEDRKDRVGAFMIRVEDPSRSAAVASAVDAMFANSPYPTRTESERAATLGFISMLSAIITAVQVVATVILLIILLVIGNTLAMSVRERTRDLSTLRAMGFKSGRVVMLVLFESLAIGLASAGLGVLVAPPLIRGFVALVGSQMGGLPAEFMRGSTLVLGALAAVGVALLAGAIPALRAIRIPVAEGLRKVA comes from the coding sequence ATGACGTTCGGGCGGCTCGTGTGGAAGGACCTGCTGCGCAACCCCCTGCGGCTGGCGCTCACGGTGCTGGCGGGTGGGGTGGGGGTGATGGCCTTCATCTTCCTGCGCACCGTGGTGGACCTCTTCTATTCGAGCGCCGAGTCGGCGCAGGCGGACCGGCTCTTCACGCGCGCCAAGGCGTCCATCACGGGGGATCTGCCCCTGTCCTACCAGACGCGCATCTCCGCCGTGCCGGGGGTGGACGACATCACCTTCTATGGCTTCTTCGGTGGACGCTATGGCGAGTCCCAGCGCGACTTCTTCGGCTCCGCCTTCGTGGATCCGCCCTCCTTCATGCGGGTCTTCGATGAGCTCGTCGTCCCCCCGCAGCAGGTGGCGGCCTTCCAGGAGGATCCCTGTGGCGCGCTCATCGGCAAGGACCTGGCGAAGCGCTATGGGTGGAAGCCGGGGGACCGGGTAACGCTCAAGGGCACCATCTACCCGGGCGAGTGGAGCTTCACCGTGCGGGGCATCTACGACGTGCGGACCGGCACGCTGGACACCAGTTCGCTCTTCTTCGGCTTCCGCTGCCTCAACGAGAAGCTGCCGGAGGACCGCAAGGACCGGGTGGGCGCCTTCATGATTCGCGTGGAGGACCCCTCGCGCTCGGCGGCGGTGGCCTCGGCGGTGGACGCCATGTTCGCCAACAGCCCGTACCCCACGCGCACGGAGAGCGAGCGCGCGGCCACGCTGGGCTTCATCTCCATGCTGTCGGCCATCATCACCGCGGTGCAGGTGGTGGCCACCGTCATCCTGCTCATCATCCTGCTGGTCATCGGCAACACGCTGGCCATGAGCGTGCGCGAGCGGACGCGAGACCTGTCCACGCTGCGGGCCATGGGTTTCAAGAGCGGACGGGTGGTGATGCTCGTGCTCTTCGAGTCGTTGGCCATCGGCCTGGCCTCGGCGGGGCTGGGGGTGCTCGTCGCACCGCCGCTCATCCGGGGCTTCGTCGCGCTCGTCGGCTCGCAGATGGGAGGCCTGCCCGCGGAGTTCATGCGCGGGAGCACGCTGGTGCTCGGGGCGCTGGCGGCCGTGGGCGTGGCGTTGCTGGCCGGAGCCATCCCCGCGCTACGGGCCATCCGGATTCCGGTGGCCGAGGGGTTGAGGAAGGTGGCCTGA
- a CDS encoding ABC transporter ATP-binding protein, with translation MSTAPVDATSSFIRLRGVSKAYRRGDIVVPVLEAVDLDIPMGAFEAFMGPSGSGKSTLLNLISGLDRPTTGVVEVGGQDLARMSDKELSDWRAGHVGFVFQMYNLLPVLTAAENVELPLLLSPLSRAERREHVAAALEVVGLGHRMKHRPPQMSGGEQQRVAIARAIVTDPDLLIADEPTGDLDRKSAEQVLDLFQELHQGLHKTLVMVTHDPHAAERADLIRHLEKGALQ, from the coding sequence ATGAGCACCGCGCCGGTGGACGCGACGTCTTCCTTCATCCGGCTCCGAGGGGTCTCGAAGGCCTACCGGCGTGGCGACATCGTCGTGCCCGTATTGGAGGCGGTGGACCTGGACATCCCGATGGGGGCCTTCGAGGCCTTCATGGGTCCGTCCGGCTCGGGCAAGTCCACGCTGCTCAACCTCATCTCCGGGTTGGACCGGCCCACGACGGGCGTGGTGGAGGTGGGTGGGCAGGACCTGGCGCGCATGAGCGACAAGGAGCTGTCGGACTGGCGCGCGGGGCACGTGGGCTTCGTCTTCCAGATGTACAACCTGCTGCCGGTGCTCACGGCGGCGGAGAACGTGGAGTTGCCCCTGCTGCTCTCGCCCCTCTCCCGCGCCGAGCGCCGCGAGCACGTGGCCGCCGCGCTGGAGGTGGTGGGCCTGGGACACCGGATGAAGCACCGTCCCCCGCAGATGTCCGGAGGCGAGCAGCAGCGCGTGGCCATTGCCCGGGCCATCGTCACGGATCCGGACCTGCTCATCGCGGACGAGCCCACGGGCGACCTGGATCGCAAGTCCGCCGAGCAGGTGTTGGACCTCTTCCAGGAGCTGCACCAGGGGCTGCACAAGACGCTCGTGATGGTGACGCACGACCCGCACGCCGCCGAGCGGGCCGACCTGATACGGCACCTGGAGAAGGGGGCGCTGCAATGA
- a CDS encoding efflux RND transporter periplasmic adaptor subunit encodes MAEAQAQKLNALRIDRSVHPRRKLAHRWPLWAGLAVLLLLALAAATLGRAPSVQVAEVREARPGEQQTELTAAGYVASRRHSVIAPQVAGRLVEVAVDEGDAVEEGQVLARLDDRDAQVAVARARAELRAAQQRLIAARATATRARSDLRRAEQLAKANVITRASLEEAQALARASSAEEQAASAQLEAARRAAEAAALQLSHTVVRAPFSGTVVRKLADEGAVLAPAALEQENIGGIVELVDLGALEVEAEVSEEQLPRIELGQPALVFLDAYPDKAFRAKVRSVRPAIDRSKATADVNVAFEEIPPGVLPDMGSRVAFLKEELPPDALEKNDAALRVPAAAVVQSGEQSVVWVVQDGRVKRQPVQVARKVGDEVALAQGPAPGTQVVVAPEGNLRPGRKVKVRTEAG; translated from the coding sequence ATGGCGGAAGCCCAGGCCCAGAAGTTGAACGCGCTCAGGATCGACCGCTCGGTCCATCCCCGGCGGAAGCTCGCACACCGATGGCCGTTGTGGGCCGGACTCGCTGTTCTGCTCCTCCTCGCGCTGGCGGCGGCGACGTTGGGCCGTGCCCCCAGCGTACAGGTAGCCGAGGTCCGCGAGGCCCGTCCCGGAGAGCAGCAGACCGAGCTCACGGCGGCAGGCTATGTGGCCTCGCGCCGCCACTCCGTCATCGCGCCCCAGGTGGCGGGACGTCTGGTGGAGGTGGCGGTGGACGAGGGCGACGCGGTGGAGGAGGGACAGGTGCTCGCCCGCCTGGATGATCGGGATGCGCAGGTGGCGGTTGCCCGGGCCCGGGCCGAGCTGCGGGCGGCTCAACAGCGACTCATCGCCGCGCGAGCCACGGCGACACGGGCGCGCAGTGACCTGAGGCGGGCCGAGCAGCTGGCGAAGGCGAACGTCATTACCCGGGCGAGTCTGGAGGAGGCACAGGCGCTGGCCCGTGCGTCCTCCGCCGAGGAGCAGGCCGCGAGCGCCCAGCTCGAGGCGGCCCGGCGGGCGGCGGAGGCCGCGGCGCTGCAGCTGTCCCATACGGTGGTGCGGGCGCCCTTCTCGGGCACCGTGGTGCGCAAGCTGGCCGATGAGGGCGCGGTGCTCGCGCCCGCCGCGCTCGAGCAGGAGAACATCGGCGGCATCGTCGAGCTGGTGGACCTGGGCGCGCTCGAGGTGGAGGCCGAGGTGAGCGAGGAGCAGCTCCCTCGCATCGAGCTGGGACAGCCCGCGCTCGTCTTCCTCGACGCGTACCCGGACAAGGCCTTCCGCGCGAAGGTGCGCTCGGTGCGTCCGGCCATCGACCGCTCCAAGGCCACGGCGGACGTGAACGTGGCGTTCGAGGAGATTCCCCCGGGCGTGTTGCCGGACATGGGCTCACGGGTGGCCTTCCTGAAGGAGGAGCTGCCGCCGGACGCGCTCGAGAAGAATGACGCGGCGCTGCGGGTGCCGGCGGCGGCGGTGGTACAGAGCGGTGAGCAGTCCGTGGTGTGGGTGGTGCAGGACGGGCGGGTGAAGCGCCAGCCGGTGCAGGTGGCCCGGAAGGTGGGGGACGAGGTGGCGCTCGCCCAGGGGCCGGCGCCGGGGACGCAGGTGGTGGTGGCGCCCGAGGGCAACCTGCGTCCGGGGCGCAAGGTGAAGGTGCGGACGGAGGCGGGATGA
- a CDS encoding DUF2171 domain-containing protein, which produces MIDPGDIHEGMTVRDTDGRKLGTVSNVGDTHFELGQGSPARRDYMVHYHRVARVQGREVFLASAPTAVPPED; this is translated from the coding sequence ATGATCGACCCCGGAGACATCCACGAGGGCATGACGGTGAGGGACACGGACGGGCGGAAGCTCGGAACGGTGTCGAACGTGGGGGACACCCACTTCGAATTGGGCCAGGGCTCGCCTGCTCGGCGGGACTACATGGTGCACTACCACCGGGTGGCGCGCGTGCAGGGCCGGGAAGTGTTCCTCGCGAGCGCGCCCACCGCGGTGCCTCCCGAGGATTGA
- a CDS encoding DUF2156 domain-containing protein has product MGSSEATDRHGGIDTEHPRVLALLRRYGWNATSFQVLEPGYSYWFDGDDACVAYVDTGSAWVVAGAPIAPHERIAQVSERFEAHASASGRRLCFFATEQRMLDAAPVKGLSIGEQPVWDPRRWEEGVRESRGLREQLRRARAKGVRVRELSPAELKDASHPTRAGVDRLMERWLRSRRMAPMGFLVQLSPYEWADERRSFVAERNGEVVAFLSAVPVYARNGWFVQHLLRDKKAPNGTAELLVDAVMRAAAAEGRSYLTLGLAPLAGEVAGWLRAARLLGTPLYDFEGLRAFKARLRPHAWDRIHLAWPARYDGSPLPVYDALTAFAQGSLARFGVATLLRRPLLLVWLVTVLLVPWTVLLALPANAHRFPSPWVQWGWVLFDVGLTVGLFSLVRRWRTGLATLLGSIIAGDACLTLLEALLYNVPRARGLGDWLVMGVAVLAPSVAAVLLFWARHHPTLEPA; this is encoded by the coding sequence ATGGGCTCCTCGGAGGCTACCGACAGGCATGGCGGTATCGACACGGAGCACCCGCGGGTGCTGGCGCTGCTCAGGCGCTACGGTTGGAACGCCACGTCCTTCCAGGTGCTGGAGCCGGGGTATTCGTACTGGTTCGACGGCGACGACGCGTGCGTGGCGTACGTGGACACGGGGAGTGCGTGGGTGGTGGCCGGAGCCCCCATCGCCCCACACGAGCGCATCGCCCAGGTGTCGGAGCGCTTCGAGGCGCACGCTTCCGCCTCGGGCCGGCGCCTGTGCTTCTTCGCCACCGAGCAGCGCATGTTGGACGCGGCCCCGGTGAAGGGGTTGTCCATTGGCGAGCAGCCCGTCTGGGATCCCCGGCGCTGGGAGGAGGGCGTGCGCGAGAGCCGGGGCCTGCGCGAGCAGCTGCGCCGCGCGCGGGCCAAGGGGGTGAGGGTGCGCGAGCTGTCCCCGGCCGAGCTGAAGGACGCCTCGCATCCGACGCGGGCGGGGGTGGATCGGCTGATGGAGCGCTGGCTGCGTTCCCGGCGGATGGCGCCCATGGGCTTCCTGGTGCAGCTCTCCCCGTATGAGTGGGCGGACGAGCGGCGCTCCTTCGTGGCCGAGCGCAATGGGGAGGTGGTGGCCTTCCTGTCGGCGGTGCCGGTGTACGCGCGCAATGGCTGGTTCGTGCAGCACCTGCTGCGGGACAAGAAGGCTCCCAATGGCACCGCGGAGCTGCTGGTGGACGCGGTGATGCGCGCGGCGGCGGCCGAGGGCCGGAGCTACCTGACGCTGGGGCTCGCTCCACTGGCGGGCGAGGTGGCGGGCTGGCTGCGCGCCGCTCGGCTGCTCGGTACCCCGCTCTATGACTTCGAGGGGCTGCGCGCCTTCAAGGCCCGGCTGCGCCCGCATGCGTGGGACCGCATCCACCTGGCCTGGCCCGCCCGGTACGACGGTTCGCCCCTGCCGGTGTACGACGCCCTGACGGCCTTCGCCCAGGGGAGCCTGGCGCGCTTCGGGGTGGCCACGCTCCTGCGCCGGCCCCTGTTGCTGGTGTGGCTCGTCACGGTGCTGCTGGTGCCCTGGACGGTGCTGCTCGCGCTGCCGGCCAACGCCCACCGCTTCCCCTCACCGTGGGTGCAGTGGGGCTGGGTCCTCTTCGATGTGGGGCTGACGGTGGGGCTCTTCTCGCTCGTCCGGCGCTGGCGCACCGGGCTGGCCACGCTGCTGGGCTCCATCATCGCTGGAGACGCGTGCCTCACCCTGCTCGAGGCACTCCTCTACAACGTCCCTCGTGCGCGAGGGCTGGGGGATTGGCTCGTCATGGGGGTGGCCGTGCTCGCTCCGTCCGTGGCGGCGGTGCTGCTCTTCTGGGCGCGCCACCACCCGACACTCGAGCCCGCATGA